Part of the Microtus ochrogaster isolate Prairie Vole_2 chromosome 19, MicOch1.0, whole genome shotgun sequence genome, TTCCTACAGTTTTCCTTCTGGACAGATAAGTAATATACTTCATCATGATTCTTTGGctacccccaccccttttttcctctttgggtaATATTTCTATTTTGGGGACATCCATTGCAACTGAGTGGTGAGATGGCCTGAAAAATCTTTTAGTACCATAGTTGTCAAAATCTAAAAGGAGGCTGAATCCTTCAAGGTCATTTCTCTGTCCAGTTGTGCTGGACTGACTGTGATGTTTTCATAGGTccactttctttttaagaatcaTTTGCCCAATCATTTGTGACACGTGAGGTCTGATGGCTTCAAGGggttcttctggcctccagaacttCACAACTTGTCCCTCGGGGTTGACCAGATACTTCCAAAAGTTCCACATTGGTTCCTTCTTGGAAGAATCTATAATgttcagaatatatttttatgagcatgattttattctttgtcaAGGCTTTCAGTTTTATTACATCTGTATAGGTGACAATTTTAGAACCAGGTTCTAGGATTGTCATActattaagaacaaaataaaacacccacacaaagcAGAGCTCAAGGCTTCAGTAACCAGATTTCAGTATTCTTGACTTCATAGATGACTGTCCTGATCTAGAGTCAGGACATGAaacaaagttttatattttagatttggTAATCtacacccattttctttttttgttttgttttgctttgtagccTAAATTGGACTTGAACTTGTGGCCCTTCTGACTCAGACTCTTAGATCCTGGGATTAACAGGTGGGTGAATACCACCAGGCCCAGTAAGACcagtttaatatttaatgtttgtgTGGCCCggactggcctgaaattcactacaTATCttaggctaactttgaactcttggccaaagctaaccttgaactcttaatcttcCAAGCCTCCACTTTCCCAAtcttgggattataggtgtttgccaccatatctagtctcttctcaacttttcaaaatgtaaaatgttctaaagtttttttttttttggtaaaaggAAGGTACACAttgatttttcatatttaatgtaATAATGTTTCAAATATTGTTATTGATTATATAGCAAAATGGCAAGGGATTTGAAATGATTACTTGGAGAAATTATGACATTCTTTTGCTAAATCTTAATTTATGTAATAAGTGtgaatgtttttacttttgtcaTTCTGGATCTCTGTCCCTAATATTAATGAATATGAGAAAAAGATATAATAggtagggtttggagagatggttcattggttaagagtactggtcttgcagaggccctgggttcgattcccaagacccacatggtggctcacagctgtgtgacttcagtttcagggggtttgatgcctccctcttctggcctccttgggcaccaggtacacatggacaaacacacacatgcagggaaaacactcatacacataaaaacaaatgtctTTCCTAGGAAAGATACagcaactaaaattaaaattaagtccTCACTCTGTGCCTAGTTCAGGGTTCAAGTGGGGTCAGGAAACCCCAAGAAATGGTCGTTGCTCTCTTCAGCATTTTGCATATGAGAAAAATGGAGGCCTGAACTTGATACTGAGTGGCCGCTATTGGTAGAGGCAGAGTTGCTATCTGCACCTCCTTCCAGAACTGGTGGACTTGACCTCTGGGTTCTCCTGCCTTCCCTGTCTAACAACACACACTGTCTGTGTGGCAGTTTTGGTTCTGTGAGGACagttgagtttcatttttttttttttgacagagtccTCATTAGAATATAATTGGATGCTTAGCTCAAGGGCTCAGCTCTACCTTTTCTTCAGTATTTCCCAGAAAGAACAGCCACGGTTCCTGTGCACTGTGTTACTCACACTTTAAATAGATGGCTGTGGTAGCTTAGTTATAGAGGAAGTCTCATATGACTGACTTCTGAAAATAAGCGAGTTATTTTGCTTTGAATTTCAGCAGAACCCTGGTAAAATGTCAGGTCAACCTTGAGGCTAATGTCTCAGATGGTAAGGCCACCATAAAACTAAACATGAAGATATACTCAGTTATTGATGCTTGGCCACAAGTATTCGTGAAGCTTTAGTCAGGGGTGGGGCTACTGTCCCAACAGAAAGTCTAGCAGCGAGGGGTGAGCTGAAATACTTAGGGAAAGCAGTCGTGGCCACGCCTCGCATACAATCTTCAACACGATGGTCAGAAGGAATAAAAACATACCAAGGTAGGATTCCTTACCATCTAAGAAGTCAAAACACTGATTTCAGGGATGTATAACTTCTAGAAAGTTTTATGAAATTTTCCcggtaaaatattttaaatgagataGGAACTATGGTCCTGATCTATCTATATCTTTTTCTATCGCACGTATGTATAATAATGAAATGGAAAGGAATGGACAACATTGAGGCAGGGTAGATATTTACCAACAAGAAATCTAAACGCAGGTTCTGCTTCCGGCCCTAAGATCTTAATCTTGTGGAAGATGGGGAATGTGACTCCGTAGTTTTGTCTCGCAAAAGATTCTATCTCCATGCTGGACATGGGCTCCGATTCTCCAAACTGATTGCATGGGAAAGCCAGGACGTTGAAGTGATAGGGCCCAAACTCCTTGTGCAGCTCCTTGAGGGTCAAGTAACTTTTGTCGGTGTACCGGCAGTCACTAGCCACGTTTACAACTAGGGAAGCCTCccggaaaaagaaaaaaccccaccggaaagagaagcaaaagattaaaaaaaaaaatccttcaggcAACTAAAATCCCAAACCATTTTGTAAGAATACAACCTCTGATAGACTCCGTATTTTCAGACAGATCCAACTTCATTAAAATTCATAACCCAGATAAATGGGCTAACCCGCTATACTTAGATTACGTAATATTCTTAGAAGTGGGTCTCGCCCTAGCCACACAGCATCTTCCAGATCACAGCATCAGGTCCGCAcgaaaatgaaagcaattttcGAGAAAACAGTCGCTTAACCGGTTGGAAGTGAAAAGCTCCTAGAACTCTGATACCTAAAAGGACATCTAACGACATTGCTTTGAAGACTACATTCCAATTTACGACTGTAACGAACCCTACACTACGGTGAGAAGAAGTATCAATGCAGaggaacaacagaaataaaaatccgAAGACTTACTTTGCCTTTGAACTTTTCCAGAGACACGATCTTCCCTTTGGCATCCTTCACTTCAAAAGAATAGAAGCTGTTGATTCTCGGTTTCAGGAATTTTAATTGTAGGAGAAAAAGAGTCACGGTGCACAGAACCATAGACAGCAAAACGGCAAATACCTTCACTTTGGACCCGGAACATTTCAGTGGGTAGGCAGCGAAGGGCTCCATTTTGGATGATTTCGGGAGTCTCAGCAGGCTGGAATTCGAGGAGGGGCTGAAACTTGAAACCCGCGGAGCTTAAAGGAGAACCGGAAGGGCTTACAATCCTTTGGCTACTAAATAATCGAGGACCCTCCCCAGAAGAATCAAAATGAAATCAGAAACGCGGCaaattttcaatatatttgtAATGTTGTTTCAATTTAACCATTTTTGGCCAGAAAAATTTGTATCGTCTTAGTGGATCCTTAACACGCCCCTTGCTAGGTAAACATTTCACCAGAAGGTGGCGCTCTCGTACTTGGAAATGAGTGCTTAACGCCCAACTCGGCATCCTGTGTGCTCACAGAGCCAAGGATTGGCTGTAGAGGACAGAATAACACTAGGAATTGTTAGAGTGTACATTAATGTGGTCTGTTACTATGAGGTGTGACCCCAAAGAACTGAAataattatgtgtttatttacCGTATTATGGGAATATGAGGAATTTACAATAGAGCAATGAAGATCTGAAAAggccattttatttattctgactTCATCTAGTGAAGGCAACCAGATGCCAGGAGaatacaacaaaaatagaaagtcaGAAGGTAAAACCAACATACCTTCTCTATCAGAAACTATGGAAGCCTTTTTCTTCATAGGTTTGTCATCACCACTGGCAagatatatactttatatatctacacacacatacacacagacacacaggcacacatgcaggcacacacaggtacacacgtCTGGAGTGGTATTTTGtctgtgatctaacaaataaagctttcctgaagatcagagtgcagagctaagctactagttagtcacagaggccaggcagtggtggcacacacctttaatcccagcattcgggaggcagaggcagatggatctctgtgagttcaaggccaccataggctacatgaaattgatccaccctaaaagagaaacagatctcACACAAAgtgatctcagcatttgggatcgcatgcctttaatcccagcactagggaggttgagacaggagtgatatggctgggcagagagaggaatagaaggtgggaggagacaggagctcagatgcagtatAAGAATTCAGTCTGATGCACGCAGAAGCTCTGCTCCTCTATATAGGGAAAATGTCCACGACAATTTCATTTAACTCTTTGTTAATTTTGGATAACTTTTCATTGTTATATTGTTGtttaatgtttattattaataaaaattttcttcctcgtttttttttttttaaaaagaattcagtCTGAGCATGTAGTTACAGAGACAGCAGGAAGTCTGAGatttgcccctttggtctgagcattggtagagtaAGAACTCTTTAGTGGTtgacttctctgcttctccagtcctTCAGTGTTCACCCCTGATAGCTGATCCCAagttttttattgttaagacaaattagaatttatgctacacacatacacacacccacacaacatatcctcatacacacaaacatcccccatacacacacacacaacatatcctcatacacacaaacattcccccatacacacacacaca contains:
- the Gpx8 gene encoding probable glutathione peroxidase 8; its protein translation is MEPFAAYPLKCSGSKVKVFAVLLSMVLCTVTLFLLQLKFLKPRINSFYSFEVKDAKGKIVSLEKFKGKASLVVNVASDCRYTDKSYLTLKELHKEFGPYHFNVLAFPCNQFGESEPMSSMEIESFARQNYGVTFPIFHKIKILGPEAEPAFRFLVDSSKKEPMWNFWKYLVNPEGQVVKFWRPEEPLEAIRPHVSQMIGQMILKKKVDL